Proteins co-encoded in one Streptomyces roseochromogenus subsp. oscitans DS 12.976 genomic window:
- a CDS encoding MFS transporter: MSASPSHRGHPQRWLILGVICLAQLTVLLDNTVLNVAIPSLTRELHAATSDIQWMINAYSLVQSGLLLTAGSAADRYGRKKMLVAGLALFGIGSLVAGLAGSTGQLIAARAGMGIGGALLLTTTLAVAMQIFTPEEQPKAIGIWSAVAALGFAAGPLIGGVVLNHFWWGAIFLINIPVAVLGLVAVVALVPESKAASSRGTTPGPPGRGDRPDLLGAVLSTIGMASLVYAIISGPRYGWTSAHVLVSVPVAALLLGAFAWWESRVADPMLDVHFFRNQRFIGAVSGAVLITFGMGGALFLLTQHLQFVLGYGPLEAGLRTAPLALTVVLLNFSGLSAKWSGRLGTPVSIALGMVLMSCGLLAIAELESGGYAGTLLGLLLIGAGCAIANPAMAHAIMSAIPPEKAGVGAGINGTLAEFGNGLGVAVLGAVLSSSVASGKSLSAGLGAGQLVGAVAVLAGGFLAAGLLRRAERAVA; encoded by the coding sequence ATGTCTGCTTCCCCAAGCCATCGAGGTCACCCCCAGCGCTGGCTGATCCTCGGCGTCATCTGTCTCGCGCAGCTCACCGTGCTGCTCGACAACACCGTCCTGAACGTGGCCATCCCCTCGCTCACCCGCGAGCTGCACGCGGCCACCTCCGACATCCAGTGGATGATCAACGCCTACTCCCTGGTGCAGTCCGGGCTGCTGCTCACCGCGGGCAGCGCCGCCGACCGCTACGGCCGCAAGAAGATGCTCGTCGCGGGGCTCGCCCTGTTCGGCATCGGCTCGCTCGTGGCCGGACTCGCCGGATCCACCGGCCAGTTGATCGCCGCGCGGGCCGGCATGGGCATCGGCGGCGCGCTGCTGCTCACCACCACGCTCGCCGTGGCCATGCAGATCTTCACGCCCGAGGAGCAGCCGAAGGCGATCGGGATCTGGAGCGCGGTCGCCGCGCTCGGTTTCGCCGCGGGTCCGCTCATCGGAGGGGTCGTGCTGAACCACTTCTGGTGGGGTGCGATCTTCCTGATCAACATCCCGGTCGCGGTGCTGGGCCTGGTCGCGGTGGTGGCCCTCGTACCGGAGTCCAAGGCTGCGTCTTCCCGGGGGACGACCCCCGGACCCCCCGGCCGGGGCGACCGGCCCGACCTGCTCGGCGCGGTGCTGTCGACGATCGGCATGGCCTCGCTCGTCTACGCGATCATCTCCGGGCCGCGGTACGGCTGGACGTCGGCGCACGTCCTCGTCTCGGTCCCGGTGGCGGCGCTGCTGCTCGGTGCCTTCGCCTGGTGGGAGAGCCGCGTCGCCGATCCGATGCTCGACGTCCATTTCTTCCGCAACCAGCGGTTCATCGGCGCGGTGTCCGGGGCCGTGCTCATCACCTTCGGCATGGGAGGGGCGCTGTTCCTGCTGACCCAGCATCTGCAGTTCGTGCTCGGATACGGGCCTTTGGAGGCGGGGCTGCGGACCGCTCCGCTGGCGTTGACGGTGGTGCTGCTCAACTTCAGCGGACTGTCGGCCAAGTGGTCCGGGCGACTGGGTACGCCGGTTTCCATCGCGCTCGGGATGGTGCTGATGTCCTGCGGACTGCTGGCCATAGCGGAGCTGGAATCCGGGGGATACGCCGGGACGCTGCTCGGTCTGCTGCTGATCGGTGCGGGGTGCGCGATCGCCAACCCGGCGATGGCCCACGCCATCATGAGCGCGATTCCTCCGGAGAAGGCGGGGGTTGGAGCCGGTATCAATGGCACCCTTGCTGAATTCGGGAACGGTCTTGGTGTCGCCGTTCTGGGCGCTGTGCTCAGCTCTTCCGTGGCGTCGGGGAAGTCGCTGTCGGCCGGTCTGGGCGCCGGTCAGTTGGTGGGGGCCGTTGCCGTGCTGGCCGGAGGATTCCTGGCGGCGGGGTTGCTTCGACGGGCGGAGCGGGCGGTCGCCTAA
- a CDS encoding TetR/AcrR family transcriptional regulator, which produces MVNQGARSVRASVWLEEKARRGGRSGGQPSGLDRDRITGASMRLLDAEGLAKFSMRRLAAELNVTAMSLYWYVDTKDDLLELALDAAFGELRLPGPEAAGEDWREQLRGLAAEYRAVLARHPWLSPLAGRYLNIGPNSLAFSRVVQRVVRQAGLPAHGITGAISAVFQFVYGYGTIESHFAARVAAAGMTPDEYFRLAMDAVNETPETAEVIRESKDIMAARGGDTVQEMLDRDFAFALDLLIAGIEAMVERG; this is translated from the coding sequence ATGGTGAACCAGGGTGCGCGGTCGGTGCGAGCCAGTGTGTGGCTGGAGGAGAAGGCCCGCAGGGGTGGTCGTAGCGGTGGTCAGCCCTCCGGACTGGACCGGGACCGGATCACCGGCGCGTCCATGCGGCTGCTCGATGCCGAGGGGCTGGCGAAGTTCTCCATGCGGCGGCTGGCCGCGGAACTGAACGTCACCGCGATGTCCCTGTACTGGTACGTCGACACCAAGGACGACCTGCTCGAACTCGCCCTGGACGCCGCCTTCGGCGAGCTGCGGCTGCCCGGCCCCGAGGCCGCGGGCGAGGACTGGCGCGAGCAGCTGCGGGGGCTGGCCGCCGAGTACCGGGCCGTGCTGGCGCGCCACCCCTGGCTGTCGCCGCTGGCGGGGCGCTACCTCAACATCGGCCCCAACTCGCTCGCCTTCTCCCGCGTGGTCCAGCGGGTGGTCCGCCAGGCGGGGCTGCCGGCGCACGGCATCACCGGTGCCATCTCGGCCGTCTTCCAGTTCGTCTACGGCTACGGCACGATCGAGAGCCACTTCGCCGCCCGGGTCGCGGCCGCAGGTATGACCCCGGACGAGTACTTCCGCCTGGCCATGGACGCGGTGAACGAGACGCCGGAGACCGCCGAGGTCATCCGGGAGTCCAAGGACATCATGGCGGCCCGCGGCGGGGACACGGTCCAGGAGATGCTGGACCGCGACTTCGCCTTCGCCCTGGACCTGCTGATCGCCGGCATCGAGGCGATGGTCGAACGCGGCTGA
- a CDS encoding MFS transporter, whose product MATTTPAGVRAHAKHGGGSAEHAPMTHRQIMEALSGLLLGMFVAILSSTIVSNALPHIIGDLGGGQSAYTWVVTAALLSMTAATPLWGKLADLYSKKALVQIALVIYVVASMAAGLSQNPGMLITFRVFQGIGVGGLSALAQIVMAAMISPRERGRYSGYLGATFAVATVGGPLLGGVITDTSWLGWRWCFYVGVPFAIIALIVLQKTLHLPVVKREVKVDWGGAFFISAAVSLLLVWVTFAGDKYDWLSWQTYTMVGGSIVLGALFVLVESRVSEPIIPLRLFRNRTITLASLASLFVGVAMFTGTVFFSQYFQLARDKSPTMSGVMTIPMIGGLFISSTVSGQFITRTGRWKAWLVSGGVLVTAGLCLLGSIRYDTAYWKMAIFMALLGLGIGMMMQNLVLATQNQVAPSDLGSASSTVTFFRSLGGAVGVSALGAVMSHRITHYVQDGISALSPKYQAALAGSSSTDSIPDMSKLPAPLRTLLESAYGHGIADVFFIAGCLAALAFLITLFIKEVPLKTKGALAQAAEADAPAAAPVENVENLKNLKNVENVENSVREPVQQKVPSWAEPVVPAAGSPEAPAMATAAAPVATAVATLAEPGWGGHGGTPVHGFVRGAESAPVPQAAVTLISLAGRQLGRAVAQGDGSYSVDAPGTGSYVLIASADGYQPQASTIVVGEEPLPYDILLSGTSGLTGVVRAAGSALPVKDAMVIVTDVRGDLLATAATGEQGQFAFADLVPGTVTMAVNASGFRPRALPVEIGAAGVTRIEIDLDAGARLQGVVKAPHGPLADARVTLVDQAGNVVGTATTGTDGAYAFTDLDSGEYTVIATGYPPAATALTVAGTGVDGHDIQLAHPGE is encoded by the coding sequence ATGGCAACGACCACACCAGCCGGTGTGCGGGCTCATGCCAAGCACGGGGGAGGCTCCGCCGAGCACGCCCCCATGACGCACCGGCAGATCATGGAGGCCCTCTCCGGCCTCCTCCTCGGCATGTTCGTGGCGATCCTGTCGTCCACGATCGTCTCCAACGCCCTGCCGCACATCATCGGAGACCTCGGCGGCGGCCAGTCCGCCTACACCTGGGTGGTCACCGCCGCCCTGCTGTCGATGACCGCGGCCACTCCGCTGTGGGGCAAGCTCGCCGACCTGTACAGCAAGAAGGCTCTCGTCCAGATAGCCCTCGTCATCTACGTGGTCGCCTCGATGGCGGCCGGTCTGTCGCAGAACCCGGGCATGCTGATCACCTTCCGGGTGTTCCAGGGCATCGGTGTCGGCGGTCTGTCGGCCCTCGCCCAGATCGTCATGGCGGCGATGATCTCCCCGCGTGAGCGCGGCCGCTACTCCGGCTACCTGGGCGCGACCTTCGCCGTCGCCACCGTCGGCGGCCCGCTGCTCGGCGGTGTCATCACCGACACCTCCTGGCTGGGCTGGCGCTGGTGCTTCTACGTCGGTGTCCCGTTCGCGATCATCGCGCTGATCGTGCTGCAGAAGACCCTGCACCTGCCCGTGGTCAAGCGGGAGGTCAAGGTCGACTGGGGCGGCGCGTTCTTCATCTCGGCCGCTGTCTCGCTGCTGCTGGTCTGGGTCACTTTCGCCGGTGACAAGTACGACTGGCTGTCCTGGCAGACGTACACCATGGTCGGCGGTTCGATCGTCCTCGGCGCGCTGTTCGTGCTCGTGGAGTCCAGGGTGAGCGAGCCGATCATCCCGCTGCGCCTGTTCCGTAACCGCACCATCACGCTGGCCTCGCTGGCCTCGCTGTTCGTCGGTGTCGCGATGTTCACCGGCACGGTGTTCTTCAGCCAGTACTTCCAGCTGGCCCGGGACAAGTCCCCGACGATGTCCGGCGTCATGACCATCCCGATGATCGGCGGCCTGTTCATCTCCTCCACCGTCTCGGGTCAGTTCATCACCCGCACCGGCCGCTGGAAGGCGTGGCTGGTCAGCGGTGGCGTCCTGGTGACGGCCGGCCTGTGCCTGCTCGGCTCCATCCGGTACGACACCGCGTACTGGAAGATGGCGATCTTCATGGCGCTGCTGGGTCTCGGCATCGGCATGATGATGCAGAACCTGGTGCTCGCCACGCAGAACCAGGTCGCCCCGTCCGACCTCGGCTCGGCCAGCTCCACGGTCACCTTCTTCCGCTCCCTCGGCGGTGCGGTCGGCGTCTCCGCGCTCGGCGCGGTGATGTCCCACCGGATCACGCACTACGTCCAGGACGGCATCTCCGCCCTGAGCCCGAAGTACCAGGCGGCCCTGGCGGGCTCCAGCTCCACCGACAGCATCCCGGACATGAGCAAGCTGCCGGCGCCGCTGCGGACGCTGCTGGAGAGCGCCTACGGCCACGGCATCGCCGACGTCTTCTTCATCGCCGGCTGCCTCGCCGCCCTCGCCTTCCTGATCACCCTGTTCATCAAGGAGGTCCCGCTGAAGACCAAGGGTGCGCTCGCCCAGGCCGCCGAGGCCGACGCCCCGGCCGCCGCGCCCGTCGAGAACGTGGAGAACCTGAAGAACCTGAAGAACGTGGAGAACGTGGAGAACTCCGTGCGGGAGCCCGTACAGCAGAAGGTGCCCAGCTGGGCCGAGCCCGTCGTCCCGGCGGCCGGCTCCCCCGAGGCACCGGCCATGGCCACCGCCGCCGCGCCGGTGGCGACCGCCGTCGCCACGCTCGCCGAGCCCGGCTGGGGCGGTCACGGCGGCACCCCGGTGCACGGCTTCGTCCGCGGCGCCGAGAGCGCCCCGGTCCCGCAGGCCGCGGTCACCCTGATCTCGCTGGCCGGCCGCCAGCTGGGCCGCGCGGTCGCGCAGGGAGACGGCTCCTACTCCGTCGACGCCCCCGGCACCGGGTCGTACGTCCTGATCGCCTCCGCCGACGGCTACCAGCCGCAGGCTTCCACCATCGTGGTGGGCGAGGAACCGCTGCCGTACGACATCCTGCTCAGCGGCACCAGTGGACTGACCGGTGTGGTCCGGGCCGCCGGGAGTGCGCTGCCGGTCAAGGACGCCATGGTGATCGTCACCGACGTCCGCGGTGACCTGCTGGCCACCGCCGCCACCGGCGAGCAGGGCCAGTTCGCCTTCGCCGACCTGGTGCCCGGCACGGTCACCATGGCCGTCAACGCGAGCGGCTTCCGGCCGCGTGCGCTGCCGGTCGAGATCGGCGCCGCCGGGGTCACCCGGATCGAGATCGACCTGGACGCCGGCGCCCGCCTCCAGGGTGTCGTCAAGGCCCCGCACGGACCGCTGGCCGACGCCCGCGTGACGCTCGTCGACCAGGCGGGCAACGTGGTCGGCACGGCCACCACCGGCACGGACGGCGCGTACGCCTTCACCGACCTGGACAGCGGCGAGTACACCGTCATCGCGACGGGCTACCCGCCGGCGGCGACGGCCCTGACCGTGGCCGGCACCGGAGTCGACGGCCACGACATCCAGCTCGCCCACCCCGGCGAGTAG
- a CDS encoding YceI family protein — MGLTAKIRTRDGWAVSHAVVTVTDMTGTQVLRAETDAEGAVRDTTELTPGAYTVIVTAIGYAPAASSAIVTASGRAEVGTVTLARQGGTELPPPGPWTIDPVHSSVAAVAQHLGISSVHGRFTEFGGTIEIAPDDVTKSRVEAVIRAASIDTGNGMRDGHLKSGDFLDVDTHPEITYRSTGLTQSGSDRWTVHGELSMHGVIRPVDLDLAYLGTGADPWGGTRAAFRATAELHREDFAMNYNQVLQAGIAAIGTTLRVELDIQAVQGDSLPQA, encoded by the coding sequence ATGGGACTGACCGCGAAGATCCGTACGCGGGACGGGTGGGCCGTGTCGCACGCGGTCGTCACGGTGACCGACATGACCGGTACGCAGGTGCTGCGCGCCGAGACCGATGCCGAGGGAGCCGTACGGGACACGACCGAGCTGACGCCAGGGGCGTACACGGTGATCGTGACGGCCATCGGCTACGCCCCCGCGGCCTCCTCCGCCATCGTCACCGCGAGCGGCCGGGCCGAGGTCGGCACGGTCACGCTGGCCCGGCAGGGCGGCACCGAGCTGCCGCCGCCCGGACCCTGGACCATCGACCCGGTGCACTCGTCCGTCGCCGCGGTCGCCCAGCACCTGGGGATCTCCAGCGTGCACGGCCGGTTCACGGAGTTCGGCGGCACCATCGAGATCGCGCCGGACGACGTCACCAAGTCCCGTGTGGAGGCGGTCATCAGGGCCGCGTCCATCGACACGGGCAACGGCATGCGCGACGGGCACCTGAAGTCCGGGGACTTCCTGGACGTGGACACCCACCCGGAGATCACCTACCGCTCCACAGGTCTGACTCAGTCGGGCTCCGACCGCTGGACGGTCCACGGCGAACTGTCCATGCACGGCGTGATCCGCCCGGTCGACCTGGACCTGGCCTACCTCGGCACCGGCGCGGACCCCTGGGGCGGCACCCGCGCCGCGTTCCGCGCGACGGCCGAACTGCACCGCGAGGACTTCGCGATGAACTACAACCAGGTGCTGCAGGCCGGGATCGCCGCCATCGGTACGACGCTGAGGGTGGAGCTGGACATCCAGGCGGTGCAGGGCGACTCGCTGCCGCAGGCGTAG
- a CDS encoding MarR family winged helix-turn-helix transcriptional regulator translates to MAEQTQFEELARQLSAVGAVKRDMGRILPPDCPAGSAAVLTLLGRHGDMRMSKLAELLAVDMSVTSRHVAHVAARGWIERHPDPADKRSRILRLTPAGLEQLDELSRRTTHLLAERLADWTDDEVNQLIRLMTRLRDSFGDCRSAPLRHTSLVAPVFEETTRTPAST, encoded by the coding sequence ATGGCCGAGCAGACGCAATTCGAAGAGCTGGCGCGTCAGCTCAGTGCCGTCGGAGCCGTGAAACGGGACATGGGACGGATCCTGCCGCCCGACTGCCCGGCCGGTTCGGCCGCCGTGCTGACACTGCTCGGCCGGCACGGAGACATGCGCATGAGCAAGCTCGCGGAGCTGCTCGCCGTGGACATGTCGGTCACCAGCCGGCATGTCGCGCACGTCGCCGCGCGCGGCTGGATCGAGCGGCACCCGGACCCGGCGGACAAGCGCTCGCGCATCCTGCGCCTGACGCCCGCAGGTCTGGAGCAGCTCGACGAGCTGTCCCGGCGGACCACGCATCTGCTGGCCGAGCGGCTCGCCGACTGGACCGACGACGAGGTCAACCAGCTGATCCGGCTGATGACCCGGCTGCGCGACTCCTTCGGCGACTGCCGGTCCGCGCCGCTCCGGCACACCTCCCTGGTCGCACCCGTATTCGAAGAGACCACCCGTACACCCGCAAGCACGTAA
- a CDS encoding glycosyltransferase family 39 protein: MTTHYDQLTPAGSPAAWSPPPTAAPPSHRAGEPEQPFVRRLWRGRPEDPRWARPAFLGLLAATLLLYLYDLSASGYANSFYSAAVQAGSKSWKAFFFGSLDAGNAITVDKPSAFLWPMELSVRIFGLNSWAILTPEVLMGVGTVAVVYAAVRRRFSPVAGLVAGGVLALTPVAALMFRFNNPDAMLALLMALACYFVVRAVEDGRTKWLVWAGAAIGSAFLAKTLQAFLILPPLAIVYAVCAPVPLKKRLGQLALATGALVVSGGWWVAIVELWPASSRPYIGGSQNNSFLELTFGYNGLGRISGDETGSVGGGGGAGGSGRWGATGWDRMFSSEIGSQISWLLPAALILLIAGLWATGKARRTSVTRASFLVWGGSLLTTMVVFSYMAGIFHQYYTVALAPYLAAVIGMGAGLLWERRTEIWASITLAASVVAAAAWGYVLLSRTSTYLPWLKWLVLIGGLAAALGLVFAGRISRQLALGAAAVGLVAALAGPTAYTLSTVDSAHTGSIPTAGPAGASMMGFGGGRMGGGKGGGLRGGFGGGMPGQQGQGQGQGQGQNGNGNAQGRDGNGFPGGGTGGFPGGGVPGQNGGTQGRQNGNGFPGGGRMGEGGRGGGMGAGGLLNGANVSSAAKRLLAENASRYTWVAASIGSQNAASYQLATGDPVMAIGGFNGTDPSPTLAQFKKYVEDGKIHYFISGGGFGAGGGSSSGTGSQISSWIESTFKKVTVGSATFYDLTQKKSG, from the coding sequence ATGACCACCCACTACGACCAGTTGACGCCGGCGGGCAGCCCCGCCGCCTGGAGCCCGCCGCCGACCGCAGCGCCGCCCTCGCACCGGGCCGGTGAGCCCGAGCAGCCGTTCGTCCGCAGACTGTGGCGCGGCCGCCCCGAGGACCCGCGCTGGGCGCGCCCGGCCTTCCTCGGTCTGCTGGCCGCCACCCTCCTGCTCTACCTGTACGACCTCAGCGCCTCCGGCTACGCCAACTCCTTCTACTCGGCGGCCGTTCAGGCGGGAAGCAAGTCCTGGAAGGCGTTCTTCTTCGGTTCGCTGGACGCGGGCAACGCGATCACCGTGGACAAGCCGTCGGCCTTCCTGTGGCCGATGGAGCTGTCGGTGCGGATCTTCGGCCTGAACTCCTGGGCGATCCTCACCCCTGAGGTCCTGATGGGCGTCGGCACGGTGGCGGTCGTGTACGCGGCGGTACGGCGCCGGTTCAGCCCGGTTGCCGGTCTGGTCGCGGGCGGGGTGCTCGCGCTCACCCCGGTCGCGGCGCTGATGTTCCGGTTCAACAACCCCGATGCGATGCTGGCCCTGCTGATGGCGCTGGCCTGCTACTTCGTCGTACGGGCGGTGGAGGACGGCCGGACGAAGTGGCTGGTGTGGGCCGGGGCCGCGATCGGCTCGGCCTTCCTCGCCAAGACCCTGCAGGCGTTCCTGATCCTGCCGCCGCTGGCGATCGTCTACGCCGTCTGCGCCCCGGTGCCGCTGAAGAAGCGGCTCGGTCAACTGGCCCTCGCCACGGGTGCGTTGGTCGTCTCCGGCGGCTGGTGGGTCGCGATAGTGGAGCTGTGGCCGGCCTCCTCACGCCCCTACATCGGTGGTTCGCAGAACAACAGCTTCCTGGAGCTGACCTTCGGCTACAACGGCCTCGGCCGCATCAGCGGCGACGAGACCGGCAGCGTCGGCGGCGGTGGCGGCGCGGGCGGCTCGGGCCGTTGGGGCGCGACCGGCTGGGACCGGATGTTCAGCTCCGAGATCGGCAGCCAGATCTCCTGGCTGCTCCCGGCCGCGCTGATCCTGCTGATCGCGGGCCTGTGGGCGACCGGGAAGGCGCGCCGTACGTCCGTCACCCGGGCCTCGTTCCTGGTGTGGGGCGGCTCGCTGCTGACCACCATGGTGGTCTTCAGCTACATGGCGGGCATCTTCCACCAGTACTACACGGTGGCGCTCGCTCCCTACCTGGCGGCCGTCATCGGCATGGGCGCCGGGCTGCTGTGGGAGCGGCGCACGGAGATCTGGGCGTCGATCACCCTCGCCGCGTCCGTCGTGGCGGCGGCCGCCTGGGGATACGTCCTGCTCAGCCGCACCTCCACCTATCTCCCCTGGCTGAAGTGGCTGGTGCTGATCGGCGGTCTGGCGGCCGCGCTGGGCCTGGTCTTCGCCGGCCGGATCTCCCGGCAGCTGGCCCTCGGGGCGGCGGCGGTCGGTCTGGTGGCCGCGCTCGCCGGTCCGACGGCGTACACCCTCAGCACGGTGGACTCCGCGCACACCGGCTCCATCCCGACGGCGGGTCCGGCGGGCGCGAGCATGATGGGCTTCGGCGGCGGCCGGATGGGCGGTGGCAAGGGCGGTGGCCTGCGCGGCGGTTTCGGTGGCGGCATGCCGGGCCAGCAGGGCCAGGGCCAGGGCCAGGGCCAAGGACAGAACGGCAACGGGAACGCTCAGGGCCGGGACGGCAACGGTTTCCCGGGCGGCGGTACCGGCGGCTTCCCGGGCGGGGGCGTGCCGGGCCAGAACGGCGGCACTCAGGGCCGGCAGAACGGCAACGGCTTCCCCGGCGGCGGCCGTATGGGAGAGGGCGGTAGGGGCGGCGGCATGGGTGCCGGCGGCCTGCTGAACGGCGCGAACGTCTCCTCCGCCGCGAAGAGGCTGCTGGCGGAGAACGCGTCCCGGTACACCTGGGTCGCCGCGTCCATCGGCTCCCAGAACGCGGCCAGCTACCAGCTCGCCACCGGTGACCCGGTGATGGCGATCGGCGGCTTCAACGGCACCGACCCGTCCCCGACGCTGGCGCAGTTCAAGAAGTACGTGGAAGACGGAAAGATCCACTACTTCATCTCAGGCGGCGGCTTCGGCGCGGGCGGCGGCAGCAGCAGCGGTACGGGCTCCCAGATCAGCTCGTGGATCGAGAGCACCTTCAAGAAGGTCACGGTCGGTTCGGCCACCTTCTACGACCTCACCCAGAAGAAGAGCGGCTGA